From Paenibacillus sp. FSL H8-0537:
ATCCGTTGTCACGAACTCCGGTAATGGTCGTTGAAGCCGCTCTTTGGCAAAATGAATTGCCACCTTTATGGCTGCAAAGCATTCGTGAGGCCGAGGTGGATCGTCTGGTAGCAGGCATGGGCGATGATATCTTTATTTGGCAGCATCGATTGCGTCTCATTCCTTACCGCGGCGTCAACCGCGGCTCGCAATTCATGCTGGCGCTAAAGCCGGATTTTGTCCGAATAGAGCGGGATGGCTGCATTTATGTGGCGAAAAAAGTGTTGATTGGGCTCGATGGCGGCAAGCTGACAGCAGACAGCTCGTATCAGGCGATCATTCATCCCGCTCTTGTGCAGACCCCGCAAGCGGATGTGAAACAGGAGACTGAAAAAACTACGATTATCGGGGAGGGATAGGCCGGATGCTCGTCAAGTGGAAATTGGTTCTGCAGTTATATTATTATCGGACTTTATTTTTATTCGGACTAAAAAGCGAAGAGATTTATTATATTGGTGGAAGCGAAGCGCTGCCGCCTCCCTTGACTCGGGAAGAAGAAGAATATTTGCTGGGCAAGCTGCCTTCTGGGGATACGGCTATCCGGGCGATGCTCATTGAGCGCAACCTGAGGCTTGTCGTATACATTGCCCGCAAATTCGAAAATACAGGCATTCACATTGAGGATTTGGTGTCCATCGGCGCCATTGGCTTAATTAAAGCGGTCAACACCTTTGATCCTGAGAAAAAAATCAAGCTGGCCACCTATGCGTCGCGGTGTATCGAAAATGAAATTCTCATGTATTTGCGCCGCAATAATAAAACGCGTACCGAGGTCTCTTTTGACGAGCCGCTGAATATTGATTGGGATGGCAATGAGCTGCTGCTGTCGGATGTGCTCGGAACGGAAAATGATACGATTTACCGCAATATTGAGGAGCAGGTCGATCGCAAGCTGCTGCATAAGGCGCTCGACAAGCTGACGGAGCGTGAACGCATCATTATGGAGCTGCGCTTCGGGCTTGCGGATGGGGAAGAGAAGACACAGAAGGACGTTGCCGATCTGCTCGGTATCTCTCAATCTTATATTTCGCGTTTGGAAAAACGCATTATTAAGCGGCTGCGCAAGGAGTTCAACAAAATGGTATAAAAGGGCAATCCATAGAGTTGCAAAGCGGAGGTCAAAACAGGAATATTTCGGGCGTCCGAGGAGATAATGAACATTAATGTTTCTCCTTGGGAGGTAATCACGTTGGCACGAAATAAAGTCGAGATCTGTGGAGTGGATACCGCGAAACTGCCTGTCCTGACAAATGTTGAAATGCGGGAGCTGTTCACCGCTTTGCAAACCCGCAATGAGTGGGCAGCCAGAGAGAAATTGGTTAATGGCAACCTGAGGCTTGTGCTCAGTGTCATTCAACGGTTTAACAATAGGGGAGAGTTTGTAGACGACTTGTTCCAGGTCGGCTGCATTGGACTTATGAAGGCGATAGATAATTTTGATCTTGGCCAGAACGTCAAATTTTCCACCTATGCCGTCCCGATGATTATCGGGGAAATCCGCCGTTATTTGCGCGACAATAACCCGATTCGCGTATCGCGAAGCCTGCGGGATATCGCTTATAAAGCGCTGCAAGCCAGAGACAGCCTGACGAATCAAAATTCGCGCGAGCCGACGATTTTTGAAATTTCCGAAATGCTGAATGTTCCAAAGGAAGATGTCGTGTTCGCGCTTGATGCGATCCAGGACCCGGTATCGTTGTTTGAGCCGATTTACCATGACGGCGGCGATCCGATTTATGTGATGGATCAAATTAGTGACGACAAAAACAAAGACGTGTCATGGATCGAGGAAATCGCGCTCCGCGAAGCGATGCATAAGCTGAACAATCGGGAAAAAATGATTTTGTCGATGCGCTTTTTCGAAGGCAAGACGCAAATGGAGGTCGCCGATGAAATCGGCATCTCGCAGGCTCAGGTATCACGCCTAGAAAAGTCGGCAATCCAGCAAATGCAGAAGCATGTTAAGACATAAATGCTCGTGAAAAAGAAGCACGGCTGCGTGAAGGCTTAATTTTCACGCAGCTTGCCTTTTGGGAAACAGGCCGGACAATGGTGTCCGGTCTTTTTAATTGCCTTTTAGTGCCTTTTAAACGCTTTTTGCAAGGGAAGAGGCAGCTGATTATGCCTGCTGGCCGCTGCTAAAGGCGGTTATTTTGCGAAAGAGGACATTTTGGGCGCGTCTTACATATACTGATATAAGAGACAGCATAGCTAGGCTAGGCAGGGTGCCCGGTCATGAAAAAGTTATTCATCCCGCTGGAAAAGTGGTGAGCAGAAGATGAAAATATCTGATTTTCAGACGAAGGATGTCATTAATATTGTGGACGGCAAGAAGCTTGGACATATTACCGATTTGGAGCTGGATTTGCGGCAGGGACGTATCGATTCGATCGTCATTCCGCAGTATAGCCGCTTTATGGGGCTGTTTGGCGGGCCTGGCGGCGAGGTCGTCATTCCTTGGCGCAACATTGTGAAAATCGGGGCAGATGTTGTGCTCGTTCGCATGGATGAAACGAAGCAGCGCCTGGAGGAAGAGGATTTGCACGCCAGAGGATAACAGGGTAAACTGCATAAAGAGGTGATGACCCGAATGGAAGCTTTTAAGTGGAATCATTCAGCGAAGAATCCTTCGCTTTTTTTGTTGTCTAATTGGATGGATGAAAATAAACAGCTGACTGCCGGTTTTACCGGCCGCGATGGCGGTGTAAGCGCCGCTCCTTGGGCGACGCTGAATATGGGGCTCCATGTCGGCGATGTCGACCCAGACGTCGTTCTTAACCGCCAGCGGGTTGCTGCTGCGGCCGGCTTTCCCTTCGAGGCGTGGACCTGCGCGGAGCAGGTGCATGGCGCTGATGTATATAAAGTAACCGAGCAGGACGCTGGGCGGGGCAGGGATTCCCGCAGCGATGCGATTGCGGATACCGATGCCCTGATGACAGATGTGCCGGGCATTTTGCTCGCCTCCTTTTATGCCGATTGCGTACCGCTTTATTTTTATGATCCGGAGCATCAGGCGGTAGCGCTTGCCCATGCAGGCTGGAAAGGAACTGCTGCGAACATTGCCAAAGTGACGCTTGAGGCGATGGCCGCGCAATATGGCACAAGAGCAGAGCATGTGCGCGCAGCCATCGGCCCATCGATTGGCGGCTGCTGTTATGAGGTGGATCAAACGGTCACGAGCAAGGTGCAGCCTATGCTGGATACATTCGCTTTGCAGGGCGAAGAAGCGCGTAATAAGTTGATGAAGCTGCTGCCAAATGGCAAGGCGATGGTCGACTTGAAAGAAATTAACCGTCAGATTATGATGAAAGCAGGAATTATGCCGATCCATATCGAATTAACACTGTGGTGTACTGGCTGTCGTCAAGATCTGTTTTTCTCCCATCGGATGGAGGGCGGCAAAACAGGACGAATGGCCAGCTGGATTGGGATTGCAAAGAGGTGACGAAATTGGAGAGCTCATTAACAGAGCGGATAGCAGAAGTACAGCGCCGGATCGATGCAGCGTGCGAGAGAAGCGGTCGTAAGCCGGAGGATGTGAACGTTATTGCGGTGACTAAATATGTATCGCTCGCTACCGCTGTACAGGCGTTTGACGAGGGGCTTCGCCATTTAGGCGAAAACCGCTTTCAGGACGCGCTGCCCAAGTGGGAAGCGATTAGCGGCGAGACAGCCGAAGGAGGCGATGGACAAGCCATCTGGCATTTCATCGGTTCGCTGC
This genomic window contains:
- the sigE gene encoding RNA polymerase sporulation sigma factor SigE; the protein is MLVKWKLVLQLYYYRTLFLFGLKSEEIYYIGGSEALPPPLTREEEEYLLGKLPSGDTAIRAMLIERNLRLVVYIARKFENTGIHIEDLVSIGAIGLIKAVNTFDPEKKIKLATYASRCIENEILMYLRRNNKTRTEVSFDEPLNIDWDGNELLLSDVLGTENDTIYRNIEEQVDRKLLHKALDKLTERERIIMELRFGLADGEEKTQKDVADLLGISQSYISRLEKRIIKRLRKEFNKMV
- the sigG gene encoding RNA polymerase sporulation sigma factor SigG, encoding MARNKVEICGVDTAKLPVLTNVEMRELFTALQTRNEWAAREKLVNGNLRLVLSVIQRFNNRGEFVDDLFQVGCIGLMKAIDNFDLGQNVKFSTYAVPMIIGEIRRYLRDNNPIRVSRSLRDIAYKALQARDSLTNQNSREPTIFEISEMLNVPKEDVVFALDAIQDPVSLFEPIYHDGGDPIYVMDQISDDKNKDVSWIEEIALREAMHKLNNREKMILSMRFFEGKTQMEVADEIGISQAQVSRLEKSAIQQMQKHVKT
- a CDS encoding YlmC/YmxH family sporulation protein encodes the protein MKISDFQTKDVINIVDGKKLGHITDLELDLRQGRIDSIVIPQYSRFMGLFGGPGGEVVIPWRNIVKIGADVVLVRMDETKQRLEEEDLHARG
- the pgeF gene encoding peptidoglycan editing factor PgeF — translated: MEAFKWNHSAKNPSLFLLSNWMDENKQLTAGFTGRDGGVSAAPWATLNMGLHVGDVDPDVVLNRQRVAAAAGFPFEAWTCAEQVHGADVYKVTEQDAGRGRDSRSDAIADTDALMTDVPGILLASFYADCVPLYFYDPEHQAVALAHAGWKGTAANIAKVTLEAMAAQYGTRAEHVRAAIGPSIGGCCYEVDQTVTSKVQPMLDTFALQGEEARNKLMKLLPNGKAMVDLKEINRQIMMKAGIMPIHIELTLWCTGCRQDLFFSHRMEGGKTGRMASWIGIAKR